Part of the Flavobacterium okayamense genome, ATAAGCTCCACTTGAAACATTATGGTAATATGTATTCAATGGCACTGTCTGAGCTTTACAAGATACAACTAAAACTATTAAGACTATTTTAAATAAATTTTTCATAATATATATATTTTATTATTCACATGGCGTAGAAACCACATTGCTGTTATCACTGTTTAATTCAAGTTTACTCCAAGTTTCTGTGACCGATGGGGTTCCAAAACCTGTTTGATTCATCTCGTATAAAGAAACACCTAAATCTTTGTTTTTTAAAAAAGTTAAAAATGTTTTCTCATAATCAAGTTTTGATCCATTATAACCATTTGCATACTCTTCATAATAATAAGATAAACTATTTGCAAATTTTGACCATTTACGTGGACTTCCATTATTATTAGGATGTACATCCCTTAACTTACCTAATTTATTTATATCATCAATCTTAATTGCATATGTATAAATAACACCATCAATATTTACAACTAAAACAGAAACAAATAAATTATTACCGCTTGTATTATAACTTGAATAAAAACCAGAATTATAAGTATCAGCTATACTAAGCAATGTATAAATATCATCATGAGAAAACATTGGGAAGTAACCAGATGTCGGATGTGTATGTATAGTCCCAAATTGATATGCAAAACCCGGAAAATGAACATGATTATCCCCTGAAGGATTAGTATATTTAGCAAAAGGCCCATATTCAAGATAATTTCCCATATTAAAAAAAGCATATCCTTTCTCAGTTGAAGCAGAAAACTCAGAACCCATATTTATAATTGCATTTCTAATTCTTTTATCGTTTGAATCCATATATGGATGAGTTGGATAATTCTTTTTTTCAGTTAACTTATTTAACTCATCACATGGCGTAGGAGGATCCTGCATACTATTATCCTCATTAAGAGTTGGGGCAGTATCTACTCCTCCATTTCCGTGAATACTTGTGTCTGAACCATCATATGTGGAATCATTAGAATCTGAAGAACCACCTCCACCTCCATTTGAACCACCAGTGTCTCCAGTTCCAATAACTTCTCCATCATCTGTTGCACAAAGTCCATATTCAACATTTATTACATATTCAAAAGTATCAGCAATACAATTTGGATATCCAGGAACTCCAGGTCTATGACCTGAAACATTATTGCTACATTTCCAATACTCGGTAGTTCCTGTAATACAAGGACTATATACAATTTTATTTGATAGTTGAGATAAAAAATTATCGTCGTTAAAAATTTCAATACTCATTTTATTATCCATATCAACAAACAGACCATTTTTTAAATTTTCAAATTCAGGTTGAGTAATATTATATGTTACTATAAAACTTTTGTATGTTCCATCTTCTTGTAAAGAAATTACCAAATTTTCTAATAATACATTTTCTAAATTACGATTTATATAAAAAGTATATGAGTGTAAACCATTTTCATTTTCAATGTAAGTAGCTGAATTCGTATTTATAAAAAAACTATTATCTGAAGCCGAAACTATTTTGTTGGCAGATTTTGCTGTCAAAGTTTCTTTATCTGTGTTTAACTTTGAAAATAAGTTTTTGTTTTTAGAAAAGATTTCAAAAGATACTTTTTCTTTTTTAAAATGGGCTTTATTCCCATCTTCATCATGATATTCTCTAGAAGAATCATCATAATTACATGCTACAAAAAATGCCCCAACAAAAAAAGAAAATAAAGCAAAGAGCAGCTTAAATTTGTGTTTGTTCATATATTAAAATTTAAAAATTAGTGTTCTTTCTTAAATATATAAGAGTATGTTTTACAGTAAAAGGTTGGGGACTTGGCAAAAATAAATTAAAAAACATTTAACTTGGATAAAGTTTTTCTGTACATTTTGTTAAAATTTAGAATAGTACATCTAAAGTTTTAAAAATAAAAAATCCCGATAAATCGGGATTCTTATTAAACTTTCATAATCTCAGCTTCTTTAACTGCTAAGACATCATCAATTTTTTTGATATATGCATCAGTAAGTTTTTGTACATCTTCTTCTGCTTTTTTACATATGTCTTCTGAAGTTCCGTCTTTTTCTTCTTTTTTAATGTCGTTGTTAGCGTCTTTACGAGCATTACGAACACTAATTTTGGCATCTTCAGCTTCAGCTTTAGCTTGTTTGGCTAAATCTTTACGTCTTTCTTCTGTTAGAGCAGGAATGTTGATAATGATGCTTTCTCCGTTGTTCATTGGATTTAGACCTAAATTAGCAATCATAATCGCTTTTTCAATAGGACCAATCATACTTTTTTCCCAAGGAGTTACCGTTAAAGTTCTTGCATCGGGTGCAGCAATATTTGCAACCTGCGAAAGTGGTGTTTGTGAACCATAATAATCTACAAATACACTTCCTAACATGGCAGGTGACGCTTTACCTGCTCTAATGTTTACAAATTCTTTTTCTAAATGCAAAACAGAATGCTCCATCGATTCTTTTGCAGTTTCTATAATTAAATTAATTTCTTCTGTCATGATTAAATTTTTTAAAATAGTATCAAAATTTGAACCAAAATTATATGGTAACAGTAGTTCCTACCGTTTGGCCTTCACAAACTTTTAATAAATTACCTTCCTTATTCATGTCAAAAACAATAATTGGTAATTTGTTTTCTTGACTTAAAGTAAATGCAGTTGTATCCATTACATTTAAACCTTTTGCTAAAACATCTTCAAATGAAATAAAATCGAATTTTACAGCATTTGCATCTTTTTCTGGGTCGGCGGTGTAAACACCATCTACACGAGTTCCTTTCAAGATAACATCTGCATTAATTTCAATTCCTCTTAAAACTGCGGCAGTGTCAGTTGTAAAATATGGATTTCCAGTTCCTGCACCAAAAATTACAATACGACCTTTTTCTAAATGACGAGTAGCTTTTCTTTTTATGTATGGTTCTGCAATGGCTTCAATTTTTAAAGCGGTTTGTAAACGTGTTGGCATACCTGCTTCTTCAAGCGCTCCTTGAAGTGCCATTCCGTTAATTACTGTAGCAAGCATGCCCATATAATCACCTTGAACACGATCCATTCCATTACTCGCACCAGCAACACCTCTAAAGATATTTCCTCCTCCAATTACAATGGCAATTTCAACACCTTTGTTGTGAATTTGTTTAATTTCATCAGCGTATTCAGCTAAGCGTTTTGGGTCAATTCCATATTGTCGTTCACCCATTAGAGCTTCACCACTTAATTTTAAAAGGATTCTTTTATATTTCATTAGAACTTTATTTGCGTGTTGTTTTGCGTTGCAAACTTACATAATTTTAACATATTCGCAAAGCGTAGTCTTATTTTGCCAACATTTCGTTATATGTTTTTTCAGCTTCTTCATATCCAATTTTAAAAATTGCTTTCATTTTTGTTTTACTTGTTTCAAACGTACTAAAGTTGGCAAGCTCTTTCGGTTCGATTACCCAATCGCATAATCCAAATTTCTGATAATTTCCTCTTGCGGTGAGCAATTCAAATGACCGGGTAGTAACTGACTTTATAGAATTAAGGTCTTTAGGCTCTACATTATGGATAGGACTTACATAAACACCAATTATGGAATCACAATCTTCTTGCAATAAATCTGTTGGGAAGTGATTTAAAATTCCACCATCACTATACATTTTATTATTTAAAATATATGGTGTAAGCATTCCCGGAAAGGCAGCAGAAGCCAAAACAGCGTCTGTTATCAAAGTATCTTCTCGGAATACTTTCAATTTACCTGTAACTAGATTAGTAGCGGTAATTTTAACAGGAATAGGCAAGTCTCCAATTTTAGTCTCTCCAAAAACTTTTTTAAAATATTTTTTAAAAGCTACAGAATCAATAATTCCAGGTTTTTTTATTGTAAAATGTTTCCAGTTGAAGAAATAAATAGATTGAAAAAAATCTAAAATTTCTGAAGGAGATTTACCATGTGCGTACATCGCAGCAATTATTGCTCCAGCACTGCTTCCAGACATTTTACTGGGTTTAACATTGTTTTCTTCTAAAAATTGCAATACCCCTGCATGTGCAATTCCTTTTGAGCCACCACCTGAGAGAGCAATCCCAATATTTTTTGAAGTTAAATCCATTTGTAACCTAGCTTACATTTTGAAACCAAAAATAAGATTAAATTTGCCAACCTAATGTTAGTAAAATGCAAAATATAATAGAAAACGCTTTAGATAATAGTTTTTCCTACTTAGAATATCGTCAATTGGTTTCAAAATTAATTTCAGAAGGTAAATCAACTGGTCATAATCAAACTGAAGCTTTATTACAATATTCAGAATTAAACGAAACTCGAATGAATCGTTTAGAGAAAACACTAAAAGTTCCACAAGAATTAACCGAAAAACTTAATAATTTGACTAAAGATTATATTTGGCTAACAATATCTGAAGGTTGGTGTGGCGATGCTGCTCAAATTATTCCTATTTTACATAAATTAGAAGAAGTATCCAATAAAGTTGAATTGAAATTGGTTTTACGAGATGATAATGATGAATTGATGCAATTGTATTTAACCAATGGTAGTAAGTCGATTCCAAAAGTTATTATTTTGGAAAAAGAAACAAAAGAAGTAATTACATCTTGGGGGCCAAGACCAGAACCTGCAAGAAAATTAATAGCGGATTACAAAGCGCAACACGGAGTTGTAGATGAACCCGTTAAAATTGAATTACAAAAATGGTATTTACACGATAAAGGTTTGACTACGATGAAAGAGTTAGTAGAACTTTTATAAAACTCCCAAAATTTTAATCTTTTTTGAAGTTGAAATCCCGCCAGGATTACAACCCGGTTTTCCCTCTGGAATTTCAATATTAAGCTTTTGATAATATTCTGCCCAAGCTTTAAAATAATCATTTGAACCTGGCGCTTTAAAAGTCATAGGATACAATTTAAAAAATGGTTTTTCATTGGCTTGAAGAAAACAATCGTAAATTAATTCGGAACAATAATAACTGTCGTTATCATATAAATAGGCATTGTCGTAAGGAGTTCCTAATTGTTTTTTTCCAAATTCAATCGCTTTTGGAATTAATTTCTGAAAACGTTTTTTCAATCGCCCAACATACATGGTTTGATTGGTATACGATTTAAAAGTTTCAAGTGAGGTTAATTTAACTTCACTTCCAGATGCTTCTAAAACAAGAATACTATCATTTTGAATTACAATCATTCCCATATGATTGAAATCAATTCCTTTATAGCCTTCGGTTACTTGATTTATAGCGTCACACAATTCACCACAATTCATCGATTGAAAGATTAAATCGCCATCCTTTAATTCGATTTTTTGAGCATAATTCAAACAAGTAAATAAAAGTAAATAAAAAAGAATTTTATGTTTCATCATTAATTTGTTTTTCAAAGTCTATAGGAGAAACCGCATCGTCAACCGAATAATTTCCAATTTTAGTTCTTCTAAGAGCGGTTAAATGTCCACCCGAATGTAACGCTTTTCCAAAATCGTATGCAAGCGAACGGATGTACGTTCCTTTACTACATTTTACTCTAAAATCGACTTCAGGAAGTTCAATTCTAGTTAACTCAAACTCGTAAATAGTAGTTTTTCTTGCTTCAATTTCTACTTCTTCACCTGCACGAGCATGTTCATATAAACGCTTTCCGTCTTTTTTTATGGCCGAAAAAACAGGTGGTTTTTGCATAATCTCACCTGTAAATTGTTCTAAAGTTTCTTGAAGTAATTCTTTTGTAATATGTTCCGTTGGAAAAGTTTTGTCTACTTCGGTTTCTAAATCGTATGAAGGTGTTGTTTCTCCTAATTTAATTGTTCCAGTGTATTCTTTTTCCTGCGCTTGGATCTCGTTTATACTTTTGGTGAATTTTCCTGTACAAATGATTAGTAAACCAGTTGCTAATGGGTCTAAAGTTCCAGCATGGCCTATTTTAAAACGTTTCGATAAATTAAATTTACGCTTTAAAACAAACTTCAACTTATTCACTGCTTGAAACGAACTCCAAGTAAGTGGTTTATCAATTAGGATAACTTTTCCATTTGTGAAATCTTCGGCTTGCATATTAGATTACCGTTAATTTTTGAATAAAGAAATGAATTAAAAGAATTGCAATTCCTGCAACAATTCGGTAATAACCAAATAATTTAAAACCGTGTTTCTGTAGAAAACCAATGAAAGATTTAATCGCAATCATGGCAACTACAAACCCAACTACATTTCCTATTATTAATAAGTTTACTTGATCGTTTGTTAATTCAAATCCGGCTTTGTAATAATCGTAAGATTTTTTAACTGTTGCGCCAAGCATTGTTGGTATGGCTAAAAAAAATGAAAATTCGGCAGCAGTTGTTCGCGATAATTTTTGTGACATTCCACCCGCAATACTTGCACCACTTCTTGAAACTCCAGGAATCATGGCCAAACATTGAAATAGTCCAATTTTAAAAGCGGTTGCGTATGAAATTTGTGTTCCTTCGGCATTGCCAAACCAATCGTCGATTTTTAAAAGTATAAATCCACCAATTATTAAAGAAATGGCAACTGTTATTGGGTTTTCTAATAAACTATCAATGAAATCACTTAATAATAATCCGAAAATAACTGCAGGAATAAAAGCAACAAATAGTTTATAATAGAAATCTAAACTTTGAAAGAATCTTTTAAAGTATAAAACAACTACAGAAAGAATAGTCCCCAATTGAATTACTATTGTAAATAATTTAGTAAAATCGTCTTGAGCAATTCCAAAAAAAGAAGATGCAATAATCATATGCCCTGTAGAAGAAACGGGAAGAAATTCAGTAATTCCTTCAATTATGGCAAGAATAATAGCTTGAAGTGTATCCATTTGGCAAAAATAATTTATTTATTAAACTAATAGTAAAATAGAGGTTATTTTTAAATTAAATTTATAATTTTAGCAACCTAAATCTTTGAATTCCATAAGGATGAAATACTGTTATTTGCTATTTACACTTCATTTTTTTCTATTTGTCAATGCACAAAATGAAAAGGAATTAACTTTTGATGAGGTTAAAAGTAAGGTTTCAGCAACTTTTTTTAGAGATCCCTCTGGAACAAGAGATAATGCATTGCTTTTAAAAAAAATAGCTAAATCAAACACAGAAATAATTATCTCGTATCAATACTTAGGATACATTTATGATTTGACAGGAAATGCAGATTCCGCAAAATACTATTTTAAAAACCGATTAGATTTAGTAAAAAAACACTTTCCAAATGAAGAACATTATTATCAAGCTGTAATAGATTTTGCCAATTGGGGATTAAATTATTTAGATGGTGAGATTATAATTGATGAGTTAACAAATGCATTAAATAATATCGATGAGGTTAAATTCAAAAAGCAAAAAGGCTTAATGCTTTTGTTATTAGGAGATGTTTTTTTAAAAGATAAAGATATTGATAAAGCCGAGTTTTACCTTGATAAATCTAAAGAGTTAATTGATGGTAAATATGTTGATGCGGATTATTACTCAAGAAAGAGCGACATTGAAATTTTGAGAAAAAACTACGCTAAAGCAAAAGAATACATGTTTTTAGCGATAAACTCATTTGATGATAAAGAAATATTTACCTATCCATTATTTTTAAGATCGCTAGGCTATATTTTTCTCAAAGAAAACGATTATAAAAATGCTAAGCAATATTTGTTTGAATCGCTTCACTACCAGAAGAAAAATAGTTTTTTTGAACTTTCTTCAAGAACCTATTTATACTTGTATTATCTGGAAAAAAGAAATGAAAAAAATGTTTCTACCGAAAAATTTTACTTAGATAATGCGCTTGAATATAATGATGGAGATATTGAACTATTACAAGAAATTTATTTAGCCTTTAAAGATTTTTATTCAAGACATGATAATGTAGTAAAAGAAAAAGAGTTTGAAGAAAAGTATAATGAAATTAATGACAGTATTT contains:
- the frr gene encoding ribosome recycling factor codes for the protein MTEEINLIIETAKESMEHSVLHLEKEFVNIRAGKASPAMLGSVFVDYYGSQTPLSQVANIAAPDARTLTVTPWEKSMIGPIEKAIMIANLGLNPMNNGESIIINIPALTEERRKDLAKQAKAEAEDAKISVRNARKDANNDIKKEEKDGTSEDICKKAEEDVQKLTDAYIKKIDDVLAVKEAEIMKV
- the pyrH gene encoding UMP kinase, which encodes MKYKRILLKLSGEALMGERQYGIDPKRLAEYADEIKQIHNKGVEIAIVIGGGNIFRGVAGASNGMDRVQGDYMGMLATVINGMALQGALEEAGMPTRLQTALKIEAIAEPYIKRKATRHLEKGRIVIFGAGTGNPYFTTDTAAVLRGIEINADVILKGTRVDGVYTADPEKDANAVKFDFISFEDVLAKGLNVMDTTAFTLSQENKLPIIVFDMNKEGNLLKVCEGQTVGTTVTI
- a CDS encoding patatin-like phospholipase family protein; amino-acid sequence: MDLTSKNIGIALSGGGSKGIAHAGVLQFLEENNVKPSKMSGSSAGAIIAAMYAHGKSPSEILDFFQSIYFFNWKHFTIKKPGIIDSVAFKKYFKKVFGETKIGDLPIPVKITATNLVTGKLKVFREDTLITDAVLASAAFPGMLTPYILNNKMYSDGGILNHFPTDLLQEDCDSIIGVYVSPIHNVEPKDLNSIKSVTTRSFELLTARGNYQKFGLCDWVIEPKELANFSTFETSKTKMKAIFKIGYEEAEKTYNEMLAK
- a CDS encoding thioredoxin family protein, with product MQNIIENALDNSFSYLEYRQLVSKLISEGKSTGHNQTEALLQYSELNETRMNRLEKTLKVPQELTEKLNNLTKDYIWLTISEGWCGDAAQIIPILHKLEEVSNKVELKLVLRDDNDELMQLYLTNGSKSIPKVIILEKETKEVITSWGPRPEPARKLIADYKAQHGVVDEPVKIELQKWYLHDKGLTTMKELVELL
- a CDS encoding YiiX/YebB-like N1pC/P60 family cysteine hydrolase; the encoded protein is MMKHKILFYLLLFTCLNYAQKIELKDGDLIFQSMNCGELCDAINQVTEGYKGIDFNHMGMIVIQNDSILVLEASGSEVKLTSLETFKSYTNQTMYVGRLKKRFQKLIPKAIEFGKKQLGTPYDNAYLYDNDSYYCSELIYDCFLQANEKPFFKLYPMTFKAPGSNDYFKAWAEYYQKLNIEIPEGKPGCNPGGISTSKKIKILGVL
- the truB gene encoding tRNA pseudouridine(55) synthase TruB, which codes for MQAEDFTNGKVILIDKPLTWSSFQAVNKLKFVLKRKFNLSKRFKIGHAGTLDPLATGLLIICTGKFTKSINEIQAQEKEYTGTIKLGETTPSYDLETEVDKTFPTEHITKELLQETLEQFTGEIMQKPPVFSAIKKDGKRLYEHARAGEEVEIEARKTTIYEFELTRIELPEVDFRVKCSKGTYIRSLAYDFGKALHSGGHLTALRRTKIGNYSVDDAVSPIDFEKQINDET
- a CDS encoding undecaprenyl-diphosphate phosphatase, with protein sequence MDTLQAIILAIIEGITEFLPVSSTGHMIIASSFFGIAQDDFTKLFTIVIQLGTILSVVVLYFKRFFQSLDFYYKLFVAFIPAVIFGLLLSDFIDSLLENPITVAISLIIGGFILLKIDDWFGNAEGTQISYATAFKIGLFQCLAMIPGVSRSGASIAGGMSQKLSRTTAAEFSFFLAIPTMLGATVKKSYDYYKAGFELTNDQVNLLIIGNVVGFVVAMIAIKSFIGFLQKHGFKLFGYYRIVAGIAILLIHFFIQKLTVI
- a CDS encoding tetratricopeptide repeat-containing sensor histidine kinase translates to MKYCYLLFTLHFFLFVNAQNEKELTFDEVKSKVSATFFRDPSGTRDNALLLKKIAKSNTEIIISYQYLGYIYDLTGNADSAKYYFKNRLDLVKKHFPNEEHYYQAVIDFANWGLNYLDGEIIIDELTNALNNIDEVKFKKQKGLMLLLLGDVFLKDKDIDKAEFYLDKSKELIDGKYVDADYYSRKSDIEILRKNYAKAKEYMFLAINSFDDKEIFTYPLFLRSLGYIFLKENDYKNAKQYLFESLHYQKKNSFFELSSRTYLYLYYLEKRNEKNVSTEKFYLDNALEYNDGDIELLQEIYLAFKDFYSRHDNVVKEKEFEEKYNEINDSIFNKEKLKIKNDLESKYQFKESQKELELKEEIIQKEKNIKASYLIGLVLLVILIVVILVFYVMRLKTQKKLRFNQKLLHEEQLKLMLENQRTEIIKEKIKAKVEERGKLSLELHDGIASEISALKLSLATESNLSKFEIDELVQKIDKFYTEIRNLSHDLDPDNIDFVEFSQFVANLCKQIEKNGLKTAKNLYITKKVDDLEVETLVNIYRIIQEIITNILKHANATEVIFDVIETEDTLYIHVKDNGVGFDVNETQKGIGLKNIQKRVDSFKGKFEIVAKKGEGTEFKINLPINN